From the Armatimonadota bacterium genome, the window CAAAGCAAATATCTCGGCAATGGTAGCGGCGAGGTCAGCAAAGGTGGAACGAATGCCCAGATTCACTCCGCCCTTTAGAGCAGGGCTATAACACAGCAACGGCACGACCTCGCGCGAATGGTCGGTGCTGGGAGTAGTGGGGTCGTTACCATGGTCGGCGGTGAGGATAAGCAGGTCGTCAGGGCGCATCCGCGCCATCAACCGCTCTAGACCCGCGTCGAAATCCTCCAGCGCCCTTGCGAAGCCCTGTGGGTCGTTACGGTGACCGTAGAGCATATCGAAGTCTTCGAAATTGGCGAAAATAAAATCCGCAGGTGCATCCATCGCTGCCAGCGTGGCTTGCAAGTGCTCTGTGTTATTGCCCGTACGCACCGAGTGGGCAAATCCCCGCTCGGCGAATACCTGCCCGATGACACCAATGCCGTACACCCTTCGCCCGGCTTCCGCAAGCTGGTCTATCAGGTTGTAAGGTGGCGGCAGGGGAAAATCACGGCGGTTCTCCGTGCGCCTGAAAGAAGAGGCATCCTTGCCGATAAAGGGGCGAGCAATCACTCGTTGCACATGGTGAGGCGGCTGCAGCATCTCTCTGGCGATTCGGCACATCTCGTATAGCCTTTCCAGTGGGATGACCTCTTCATGCGCGGCGATCTGGAACACGCTGTCCGCCGAGGTGTACACAATGGGATAACCGGTGCGCAAGTGTTCCTCACCCAGTTGCTTGATGATTTCAGTGCCGGAGGCGGGATAGTTGCCCAGTATCCTCGTACCGATGGCGCGTTCAAACGGCTCGATAACCTCCGGTGGGAAGCCCCGAGGATAGGTAGGGAAAGGCTGTTCGGTGATGACGCCCATCATTTCCCAGTGCCCGGTGACCGTATCCTTACCCGCCGAACGCTCCTGCATCCTGCCGAAGGCGGCAAGAGGCTGTTGTGCAGGAGGCACACCTTTGAGCGGAAGAATGTTTCCCAACCCCAGCCGTTGCAGGTTGGGCAGATGCAAGCCCCCAACCGCCTCTGCCAGATGCCCTAGTGTGTTGGGTTCATTCACACCGAAATCGCCGTAATAGGCAGCATCGGGGGCGGCACCAACCCCGCAGCCATCCATCACCACAAGGACAACCCGTCGTATCATCTACCTCGCCTCATCCTTTGTATTTGACTATACCCTGCGACTTGCTCTCCGCGCAAGCAACTGTTGCAGGTAAAGACGCAGAGCGTGAAGAAGTAAAACAACGAGAACATCTTCGCGCTGATGCAAGAGCCAAGCCTTGCCCCCGGTAAGTTGACCGGCAAGGAAGCCGGGAAGCGCCTCGAAGTGCGCAAGTCTTCTATCTCGCAAACGGAAGGAGGCATAGCGATGAAAGCGGTCGTAATGGCAGGTGGAGAGGGAACTCGGTTGCGCCCTCTGACCTCTCGTCGCCCCAAGCCACTGGTGCCGATTATGAACCGCCCGATAATGGAGCACATTATCCTGCTGCTCAAACAGCATGGGATCACGGATATCGTGGTCACCCTGTACTACCTCGCCGACGAGATTTCCGGATATTTCGGCAGGGGAGAGGATTGGGGTGTGAACATCGATTACGTCATCGAGGAAACGCCTCTGGGCACAGCGGGCGCGGTGCGCCAGGCAGCGGACATGCTGCGCGATGAAGCCTTCCTCATCGTTTCAGGGGATGCGTTGACCGATATCGACCTGGGCAAACTGGTTCGCTATCACCGCTCGAAGAATGCGGTCGCTACGCTCGCGCTGGCGCATGTTCCCAACCCGCGTGAGTTCGGCGTAGTGATTACCGACGAGGGTGGACGTATCCAGCGATTCCTGGAAAAACCCGACTGGAGCAACGTGTTCTCCGATACGGTGAACACAGGCATGTACGTAATCGAGCCGGAGATTTTCGATATGATGGAGCCCGGGCGGGCGTATGACTGGAGCCAGGATATTTTCCCGCGATTGCTCAATGACGGCAAGCCTCTGTACGGATACATCATGGGAGCAGACGAATACTGGTGCGACGTAGGCACCATCGAGCAGTATCGCGAGGCGCACGAGCAGGTTCTGGACCGTAAGGTACATCTGCAACTGCCAGCGATAGAGTATGCACCGGGCATCTGGGTGGAACCGGGCGCACAAATCAGCCCGGAAGCAGAGGTACATCAGCCCGTGTACATCGGCAAGCACGTGACGATTAAACGTTTTGCGCGGGTGGGTCCGTATAGCGTCATTGGTGACAACTCCATCATCGAGGAGGGCGCGGTCGTCGAACGCAGCGTGCTATGGGATTCGGTATACGTGGGCATTGACAGCCACATTGCGTCCGCTGTCGTAGGCAGCCATAGCACCATCAAGCGCGATGTGAATGTGCTGGAAGGCGCGGTAGTCGGCGACCGGGTGAGCATCGGTGAAGGCAGCACCGTTCGCCCGAACCTCAAAATCTGGCCCGATAAGTTCATCGAGCCCGGCTCCATCGTCACAATGAGCCTGGTATGGGGCAAGAAATGGCAGGGGTCGCTGTTCCGCAACCTGGGCGTGGCGGGCATTGTTAACGTAGAAATCACTCCCGAATTCGCCACCAAGCTGGCGGCGGCGTACGGCGTGCTGTTGCGCAAGGGGGCGGCGGTGCTGCTCTCGCGCGACTCGCACAAATCCTCGCGTGCCATCAAGCACGCGGTGATGAGCGGGCTGTTGTCTGTGGGGGTGAACGTATTCGACCTACGCTCGATGCCCGTGCCCATTGCCCGTCACCACATCCGCGCCAGCGGTGCAGCAGGAGGCATGAACGTACGCATCGCCCCCTACAATCCACGCCTGACGCTCATCGAGTTCTTCGACAAAAACGGCATTTACGTCTCCAAAGCGATGGAGCGTAAGATAGAGAGTGTCTTTTTCCGCGAGGACATCGTGCGCACTGACATCGAAGAGGTGGGCGAGATTGAGTTCGCTTCACGCGCGATTGAACAGTACCAATCTGACTTCTTCCAGCATGTGGACTCGCGGTGCTTGGGAGAGGCACGCTATCGCGTGGTGCTGGACTTTGCGTTCCACCGCATGGCGGCTATCTTCCCCACTATCTTGGGCAAGATGAACTGCGAGGTCATCGCGTTGAATGCCTACGCCGACCCCGAGCGCGCTCCGCATACCGAGCAGCAGGTACAGGAGCACCTGCACAACCTGCAGCAGATTGTGCAGAGCCTGCGGGCGGATGTGGGCGTGCTGTTCGAAAGCGACGGCGAGCGCATGCGCATTGTGGATGCACAGGGCAATACCCTGTCCGACCAGCGTTTGCTCATCCTGTATGCGCTAGCAGCGGCACGCGCCTACCGACGAGCGCGAATTGCCGTGCCGGTCACCGCATCCAGTGTGATAGAACCGCTGGTTACACAGCACGGGGGAACGGTCATCCGCACCAAAACCGACGTGCGCACGTTGATGGGTATCGCCGCTTCCGAGAGCGAACCGGTGTTCATGGCGGGCGACGGCGAGGGTGGATTTATTCTTCCCCAGTTCCAGCCTTCATTCGACGCGCTGTACGCCTTCGTGAAGCTTCTGGAGCTGCTCTCGCGGTCGAAAACCACCCTGCACGACCTGACCAGACAGATCCCACCGTTCTTCCTGGTGCGGCGGAGTGTGCAGTGCCCCTGGGAGCTGAAAGGCACGGTGATGCGGGTGATGACCAGAGAGTGCCGCGACGACGGCAAAGTGGAGCTCATCGACGGTATCAAGGTATACCAGGACGGGCGATGGGCGCTCATCTTGCCCGATGCCTCCGAACCGCTGTTCCATCTGTACGCAGAAGCGGAAAGCCTGGAAGCGGCACAGGGGCTGCTGGAGCGGTACGAGAAGCGCATTGAGCAGATGAGAAACAATCCAGGCAGGTAAATCGCTCCGGTTGCACGAATAGGAGAGGAAAAACATGTGGAGGAGGAGCGATGGAACGAAGCACAGGCAACGGCGTACTGTACGTGCGGCTCTCGCTGATGATGTTTTTGCAATTCGCCGTGTGGGGCGCATGGGCTGTTGTGATTGCCAAGCACATGGAAAACCTGGGGTTCTCCGGCGCCCAGATTAGCTATGTGTTCGGTACAACCGCCTTCGGGTCCCTGGTCTCACCGATTATTGCAGGGTGGATCGCCGACCGGCTGATGCCTGCCCAGATTTTTACCGCCATCTCACACTTCGTCGGAGCGGTTCTACTCTTTATCGCATGGCGACAGACAGAGTTCTGGCCTCTCTGGACATCCATCCTGCTTTACGCGATCCTGTACATGCCCACTATCGCCTTAACCAATGCCATAGCGTTCTACCACATGCGCGACGCCCAGCGGTTCGGCAACATCCGCGTGTGGGGCACCATCGGCTGGATTTTTGTGCAATGGTTCATGGCTGCGTACCTGCGCTTTTGGGAACAGCGGATGCCGGGTATTAGTCGCGTGGGAGACTGCTTGCTGATAGCGAGCATAGTTTCGGTGCTGATGGGGCTGTACTGCCTGTTCTTGCCCAACACGCCTCCGGCTAAAGAAGCCAAGAACCCTTATGCTTTTCTGGAAGCGTTGCAGCTGCGCATTAACCGCAACTTTACGGTGCTGTTGACCATTTCATTTGTGGTAGCCATTGAACTGCCGTTCTACTACAATCTGACGTATCTCTTTCTCACAGAGCCGCGCCACCCAAGCCTCCATCTCGGAGGAGTGGGCTTGCCAGAAAGCACCGGGCAATTTGCGATGACGCTAGGGCAGGTTGGTGAGGTACTGCTCATGCTGTTGCTGTATCCCTCTATTCGCTACCTAGGGATGCGTACCACCATCTTTCTGGGCATTCTGGCGTGGCCGGTTCGTTACGCCATTTTTGCCATTGGACAACCAGCATGGCTGGTTGTGGCTGCGCAAACCCTGCACGGCATCTGCTACTCGTTCTTCTTTGCGGGGGGGATGATCGCTGTCGAGCGGTTGAGCCCCAAGGATGTCCGGGCGAGCGCTCAGGGGCTACTGGTGTTCGCCACCAATGGCTTGGGAATGCTTATAGGACACTTCCTTTCGGGCAGGGTACATGACTTTTTCAAGACGAGTATCCAGTATGGTACCACCCCGCAAGGAGACCCTTTGTTCTATCATAACTGGGCTATGGTCTTCACCGTGCCCATCGTCATCACCGTACTGGCGGGTCTGGCATTTATGGCCCTGTTCAATGAACAGCGATTCCGCGAGGATGCTGAGAGCATCGAGCGAGGCGAGGTAGAGAAGGTGTATCCGAACATAGCGGGGTCTGTGGCGCAGGCGTAGTGCTTTGTCCAAGATATGATTTGCGGCGCCCGTGTCGCTACGTGACCAGTATTTTGTGATAGAGGTGTGTGGCAGGTCGGGAAATCGGCTTCCAAGCTGGCTGTGGTGTGATTACATCGCCGAGGTGCGGGAGAAGTTGAGCAGTTCCGCCGTGCACGAAGAGACGTCTGCACTGGCGTATTCGCCACACAGGATACGTGTTTGTCGTTCTGTTGCTGCGTTAAGCCTGTCGAGGTAATACACCCGAGCCAATCAACGGGCAACACACTACAGGCGGAGCTGGACAATAAAAATGGTGGAGCAGGGGGGATTCGAACCCCCGACCTCTACATTGCGATTGTAGCGCTCTCCCAACTGAGCTACTGCCCCACACCGCCACATAGTATACACTATTTCGGAAGCGGTTGCAAGCCCTCAGCGCACCGTTTCCAGCATTTCCCGGGCGTGGCGCAGTGCCCCCTCGCCGGTATCGCCTAACATACGGGCGATTTCGTGGACACGCGCCTCGCCCTCTACAGGGGTGACCGCGGTCACCGTGCGTCCTTCCGCTTCACGCTTTTCGATGAGCAAGTGCCACCGGGCGCGACTGGCAATCTGGGGCAGGTGGGTAATGCACAGTATCTGCCTCTGTCGGCTCAGAGATTGCAGTTTCTCGCCCACAACGCCCGCCGTGCGTCCGCCGATACCGATGTCGATCTCGTCAAACACCAGGGTGGGAACGTCTTCCACCCCTGCCAGCACGCTTTTGATGGCGAGCATCACGCGCGATAGCTCCCCGCCGGAGGCGATTCTGGACAGCGGTCGTGGCGGTTCACCCGGGTTGGGCGCGA encodes:
- a CDS encoding nucleotidyltransferase, whose product is MKAVVMAGGEGTRLRPLTSRRPKPLVPIMNRPIMEHIILLLKQHGITDIVVTLYYLADEISGYFGRGEDWGVNIDYVIEETPLGTAGAVRQAADMLRDEAFLIVSGDALTDIDLGKLVRYHRSKNAVATLALAHVPNPREFGVVITDEGGRIQRFLEKPDWSNVFSDTVNTGMYVIEPEIFDMMEPGRAYDWSQDIFPRLLNDGKPLYGYIMGADEYWCDVGTIEQYREAHEQVLDRKVHLQLPAIEYAPGIWVEPGAQISPEAEVHQPVYIGKHVTIKRFARVGPYSVIGDNSIIEEGAVVERSVLWDSVYVGIDSHIASAVVGSHSTIKRDVNVLEGAVVGDRVSIGEGSTVRPNLKIWPDKFIEPGSIVTMSLVWGKKWQGSLFRNLGVAGIVNVEITPEFATKLAAAYGVLLRKGAAVLLSRDSHKSSRAIKHAVMSGLLSVGVNVFDLRSMPVPIARHHIRASGAAGGMNVRIAPYNPRLTLIEFFDKNGIYVSKAMERKIESVFFREDIVRTDIEEVGEIEFASRAIEQYQSDFFQHVDSRCLGEARYRVVLDFAFHRMAAIFPTILGKMNCEVIALNAYADPERAPHTEQQVQEHLHNLQQIVQSLRADVGVLFESDGERMRIVDAQGNTLSDQRLLILYALAAARAYRRARIAVPVTASSVIEPLVTQHGGTVIRTKTDVRTLMGIAASESEPVFMAGDGEGGFILPQFQPSFDALYAFVKLLELLSRSKTTLHDLTRQIPPFFLVRRSVQCPWELKGTVMRVMTRECRDDGKVELIDGIKVYQDGRWALILPDASEPLFHLYAEAESLEAAQGLLERYEKRIEQMRNNPGR
- the deoB gene encoding phosphopentomutase, encoding MIRRVVLVVMDGCGVGAAPDAAYYGDFGVNEPNTLGHLAEAVGGLHLPNLQRLGLGNILPLKGVPPAQQPLAAFGRMQERSAGKDTVTGHWEMMGVITEQPFPTYPRGFPPEVIEPFERAIGTRILGNYPASGTEIIKQLGEEHLRTGYPIVYTSADSVFQIAAHEEVIPLERLYEMCRIAREMLQPPHHVQRVIARPFIGKDASSFRRTENRRDFPLPPPYNLIDQLAEAGRRVYGIGVIGQVFAERGFAHSVRTGNNTEHLQATLAAMDAPADFIFANFEDFDMLYGHRNDPQGFARALEDFDAGLERLMARMRPDDLLILTADHGNDPTTPSTDHSREVVPLLCYSPALKGGVNLGIRSTFADLAATIAEIFALAPRWGEGSFYGSLK
- a CDS encoding MFS transporter, encoding MERSTGNGVLYVRLSLMMFLQFAVWGAWAVVIAKHMENLGFSGAQISYVFGTTAFGSLVSPIIAGWIADRLMPAQIFTAISHFVGAVLLFIAWRQTEFWPLWTSILLYAILYMPTIALTNAIAFYHMRDAQRFGNIRVWGTIGWIFVQWFMAAYLRFWEQRMPGISRVGDCLLIASIVSVLMGLYCLFLPNTPPAKEAKNPYAFLEALQLRINRNFTVLLTISFVVAIELPFYYNLTYLFLTEPRHPSLHLGGVGLPESTGQFAMTLGQVGEVLLMLLLYPSIRYLGMRTTIFLGILAWPVRYAIFAIGQPAWLVVAAQTLHGICYSFFFAGGMIAVERLSPKDVRASAQGLLVFATNGLGMLIGHFLSGRVHDFFKTSIQYGTTPQGDPLFYHNWAMVFTVPIVITVLAGLAFMALFNEQRFREDAESIERGEVEKVYPNIAGSVAQA